One window of Corynebacterium doosanense CAU 212 = DSM 45436 genomic DNA carries:
- the scpB gene encoding SMC-Scp complex subunit ScpB — protein MSLPLHSQLRSRLESILLVVDNPVTVETLARSLATDAGEVADCLRAIAAEFDERGSGFDLRETAEGWRLYTRPEYADAVEKFLLDGTQTRLSRAALETLAVVAYRQPVTRSQVSGVRGVNVDGVMRTLELRGLITDVDTDPATGAHKYATTDLFLELLGIDSLERLPDLAPLLPDIDSIDVDF, from the coding sequence ATGAGCCTGCCCCTGCACTCTCAGCTCCGCTCACGCCTGGAATCCATCCTCCTGGTGGTGGACAACCCGGTCACCGTCGAGACCCTCGCACGCTCCCTGGCCACCGATGCCGGGGAGGTGGCCGACTGCCTGCGCGCCATCGCCGCCGAGTTCGACGAACGGGGGTCGGGGTTTGACCTGCGCGAGACCGCCGAGGGCTGGCGGCTCTACACCCGGCCCGAATACGCGGACGCGGTGGAGAAATTTCTTCTCGACGGCACGCAGACGCGTCTGTCACGCGCGGCCCTGGAGACCCTCGCGGTGGTCGCGTACCGCCAGCCGGTCACCCGCTCACAGGTCTCCGGCGTGCGCGGCGTCAACGTCGACGGGGTCATGCGCACGCTCGAGCTGCGGGGACTGATCACGGACGTGGACACCGACCCCGCCACCGGTGCCCACAAATACGCCACCACCGACCTGTTCCTCGAGCTGCTCGGGATCGACTCCCTGGAGCGCCTGCCGGACCTCGCGCCACTGCTGCCGGATATCGACTCGATCGACGTCGACTTCTGA
- a CDS encoding ABC transporter substrate-binding protein, which produces MSFPRIKKLATLAAVTAAATLSLTACGDSGSDSASSADGGESYHIGINQLVQHPALDAATEGFKSAFEDAGVEVEWDEQNANGEQATALTIAQQFASSDLDLALAVATPAAQATVQNLTDVPVLFTAVTDPVEADLVDSLEKPGDNVTGTSDAAPFEQQLELLTQIVPETKTIGIVYASGEVNSQVQVDAMTEAAKKQGIEVVIQTVTNVTEIPQAAEAIGDVDAFYVPTDNMVVSGLSSLIQVAEEKKIPVIGAEEGTVEGGAVATIGIDYEELGRQTGEMALRILQEDADPAEMPVETASEFTYVVNGAAAKAQGVTIPQEILDEAETV; this is translated from the coding sequence ATGTCCTTCCCCCGTATCAAGAAGTTGGCCACCCTGGCAGCGGTCACTGCCGCAGCCACCCTCTCCCTGACCGCGTGCGGCGACTCGGGCTCCGACTCGGCCTCGTCGGCGGACGGGGGAGAGAGCTACCACATCGGCATCAACCAGCTGGTGCAGCACCCGGCGCTCGACGCGGCCACCGAGGGCTTCAAGTCCGCCTTCGAGGACGCTGGCGTCGAAGTCGAGTGGGACGAGCAGAACGCCAACGGCGAGCAGGCCACCGCGCTGACCATTGCGCAGCAGTTCGCCTCGTCCGACCTGGACCTTGCCCTGGCCGTCGCCACGCCCGCCGCGCAGGCCACCGTGCAGAACCTCACCGACGTCCCCGTGCTGTTCACCGCCGTGACGGACCCGGTCGAGGCGGACCTCGTCGACTCCCTGGAGAAGCCCGGCGACAACGTCACCGGCACCTCGGACGCGGCCCCCTTCGAACAGCAGCTGGAGCTGCTCACCCAAATCGTTCCGGAGACCAAGACCATCGGCATCGTCTACGCCTCCGGCGAGGTCAACTCGCAGGTGCAGGTCGACGCCATGACCGAGGCCGCCAAGAAGCAGGGCATCGAGGTGGTCATCCAGACCGTCACCAACGTCACCGAGATCCCCCAGGCCGCCGAGGCCATCGGCGACGTCGACGCGTTCTACGTGCCCACGGACAACATGGTCGTCTCCGGCCTGTCCTCGCTCATCCAGGTCGCCGAGGAGAAGAAGATCCCCGTGATCGGCGCCGAGGAGGGCACCGTCGAGGGCGGGGCCGTGGCCACCATCGGCATCGACTACGAGGAGCTCGGCCGCCAGACCGGCGAGATGGCGCTGCGCATCCTGCAGGAGGACGCCGACCCGGCCGAGATGCCGGTCGAGACCGCCTCGGAGTTCACCTACGTGGTCAACGGAGCAGCCGCCAAGGCCCAGGGCGTGACCATTCCGCAGGAGATTCTCGACGAGGCCGAGACCGTATGA
- a CDS encoding pseudouridine synthase, translating into MTPPARRDGTPDKKDQPRRKDSDRLMSNAKPARRQNVSHEERRQAAEDHPLADAWWEDDKPADSPSAAAPTARVERLQKVLARAGVASRRHAEIMIDNGQVEVNGKIVRTQGVKVDPDVDIIRVDGTRVNVNENLDYFILNKPRGIVSTMSDDEGRPCVGDLLADRIASGNRLFHVGRLDADTEGLLLLTNDGELANRLMHPRYEVKKTYLATVLGEAGAKLINAFKEGVELEDGVAKADFVQIVDKNQGFSLVRVELHEGRKHIVRRMFKEVGYPVQRLVRTKLHTLQLGEQKPGTMRALNDSELTSLYKVVGM; encoded by the coding sequence GTGACCCCACCCGCTCGCCGAGACGGCACACCGGACAAGAAGGACCAGCCCAGGCGCAAAGACAGTGACCGGCTGATGTCCAACGCCAAGCCGGCCCGCCGCCAGAACGTCAGCCACGAAGAACGTCGGCAGGCAGCCGAAGACCACCCCCTCGCAGATGCGTGGTGGGAGGACGACAAACCCGCCGACAGCCCCAGCGCCGCGGCACCGACCGCGCGCGTCGAGCGCCTGCAGAAGGTACTCGCCCGGGCAGGCGTGGCTTCTCGTCGTCACGCGGAAATCATGATCGACAACGGCCAGGTCGAGGTCAACGGCAAGATCGTGCGCACGCAGGGCGTCAAGGTCGACCCGGACGTGGACATCATCCGCGTGGACGGCACCCGCGTCAACGTCAACGAGAACCTCGACTACTTCATCCTCAACAAACCCCGCGGCATCGTCTCCACGATGTCCGACGACGAGGGCCGCCCGTGTGTGGGCGATCTTCTCGCGGACCGCATCGCCTCCGGCAACCGCCTCTTCCACGTCGGACGCCTCGACGCCGACACGGAAGGCCTGCTGCTGCTGACCAACGACGGCGAGCTGGCCAACCGCCTCATGCACCCGCGCTACGAGGTGAAAAAGACCTACCTGGCCACCGTGCTCGGCGAGGCCGGCGCCAAGCTCATCAACGCCTTCAAGGAGGGCGTCGAGCTCGAGGACGGCGTGGCCAAGGCCGACTTCGTCCAGATCGTGGACAAAAACCAGGGTTTCTCCCTCGTGCGTGTCGAGCTGCACGAGGGCCGCAAACACATCGTGCGCCGCATGTTCAAGGAGGTCGGCTACCCCGTCCAGCGCCTCGTGCGCACCAAGCTGCACACCCTGCAGCTGGGGGAGCAGAAGCCGGGCACCATGCGCGCGCTCAACGATTCCGAGCTGACCTCGCTGTACAAAGTGGTGGGAATGTGA
- a CDS encoding segregation and condensation protein A has protein sequence MQVGPRSSTVDGSGVAEQPEITGFTLALTNFEGPFDLLLQLIGDKKLDVTEVALSEVTDEFIGYTRELSRSDALEETTEFLVVAATLLDLKAARLLPRGVVDDEEDLAILESRDLLFARLLQYRAYSRVADLFADWQRGARRRYPRTVGMEAQFADLLPPVALGHTPASFAQLAAGVFRPRPPEEVGLGHIHSDTVSVPEQAGKILETLRLLGAQRWLSFAALTRDCTASMEIVGRFLALLELYKARAVETEQPEALGELSVSWTGADVDPAVVAAANWE, from the coding sequence ATCCAGGTCGGCCCACGCTCGTCCACCGTCGATGGATCGGGTGTCGCCGAACAGCCCGAGATCACGGGGTTCACCCTCGCCCTGACCAACTTCGAGGGCCCGTTCGACCTCCTGCTCCAGCTCATCGGCGACAAAAAGCTCGACGTCACCGAGGTCGCGTTGTCCGAGGTGACCGACGAGTTCATCGGCTACACCCGCGAGCTCAGCCGCTCCGACGCGCTCGAGGAGACCACGGAGTTTCTTGTCGTCGCGGCGACCCTGCTGGATCTCAAGGCCGCCCGGCTGCTGCCCCGGGGAGTGGTCGACGACGAGGAGGACCTGGCCATCCTCGAGTCCCGCGACCTGCTGTTCGCCCGCCTGCTGCAGTACCGCGCGTACAGCCGGGTCGCGGACCTCTTCGCGGACTGGCAGCGTGGCGCACGTCGTCGTTATCCCCGCACCGTGGGCATGGAGGCACAGTTCGCGGATCTGCTCCCGCCGGTCGCCCTCGGACACACCCCGGCGAGCTTCGCCCAGCTCGCCGCGGGTGTGTTCCGCCCCCGCCCACCGGAGGAGGTCGGCCTGGGCCATATTCACAGCGACACCGTCTCCGTCCCTGAACAGGCCGGCAAAATCCTGGAGACCCTCCGGCTCCTCGGCGCACAGCGCTGGCTGAGCTTTGCCGCGCTGACCCGCGACTGCACCGCGAGCATGGAGATCGTCGGCCGATTCCTGGCACTGCTGGAGCTGTACAAGGCCCGCGCCGTGGAGACCGAACAGCCCGAGGCGCTGGGCGAGTTGAGTGTCTCCTGGACCGGCGCGGACGTGGATCCAGCCGTCGTTGCGGCCGCGAACTGGGAGTAG
- a CDS encoding ParA family protein, with protein sequence MSDSGLFEEPETGLTGRPRRVPAPAPQLDKHGPARVISMVNQKGGVGKTTTTINLGACLAEQGRRVLLVDLDPQGALSAGLGVAHDEELVTVYDLMLDNTTSIHSAIHKTNVPGLELVTANIDLSAAEIQLVNEVGREQTLARALRPVRRDYDYIIIDCGPSLGLLAVNALACSDGVIIPMECEYFSLRGLALLTDTVEKVRDRINFDLEIIGILVTMFDRRTTHAREVMSRVVEVFGDQVFDTVITRTVRFPETSVAGEPITTWAPSSQGAQQYRNLALEVIERTG encoded by the coding sequence GTGAGCGACAGCGGCCTGTTCGAGGAGCCGGAAACCGGCCTGACCGGACGACCCAGGCGCGTGCCCGCACCGGCACCCCAGCTGGACAAGCACGGCCCGGCGCGGGTGATCTCCATGGTCAACCAGAAGGGCGGGGTGGGCAAGACCACCACGACCATAAACCTCGGGGCCTGCCTCGCGGAACAGGGCAGGCGCGTCCTGCTCGTCGACCTCGACCCGCAGGGCGCTCTGTCCGCCGGCCTGGGTGTCGCCCACGACGAGGAACTGGTCACGGTCTACGACCTCATGCTGGACAACACCACCTCGATCCACTCGGCGATCCACAAGACCAACGTGCCCGGCCTGGAGCTGGTCACCGCGAACATCGACCTGTCGGCCGCCGAGATCCAGCTCGTCAACGAGGTCGGCCGCGAGCAGACGCTGGCCCGGGCCCTGCGACCGGTGCGCCGCGACTACGACTACATCATCATCGACTGCGGGCCTTCCCTCGGCCTGCTGGCCGTGAACGCGCTGGCCTGCTCCGACGGCGTGATCATCCCCATGGAGTGCGAGTACTTCTCACTCCGTGGCCTGGCGTTGCTCACCGACACCGTGGAGAAGGTGCGCGACCGCATCAACTTCGACCTGGAGATCATCGGCATTCTGGTGACGATGTTCGACCGGCGCACCACCCACGCGCGCGAGGTCATGAGCCGCGTCGTGGAGGTGTTCGGGGACCAGGTCTTCGACACCGTCATCACCCGTACCGTCAGATTCCCGGAGACCTCCGTCGCCGGCGAGCCGATCACCACGTGGGCACCGAGTTCGCAGGGGGCGCAGCAGTACCGCAACCTCGCCCTCGAGGTGATTGAGCGAACCGGCTAG
- the cmk gene encoding (d)CMP kinase, whose product MSISNMPDGGLILAVDGPSGTGKSTTCRSLAKQLDAKYVDTGAMYRVATLAVLRAGVDPADTDAVIAATADLPLEVNNDPDSTSVIFAGEDVSAEIRGAEVTHNVSAVSAIPEVRANLVALQRHLAATAHRAIVEGRDIGTVVLVDAPAKAFLTASAEVRARRRFDQDIRAGRDVDFDTVLADVQRRDELDSSRAASPLRPAEDAEIIDTSHMSRDAVEQRLIELLKESSR is encoded by the coding sequence GTGAGCATCTCCAACATGCCGGACGGTGGCCTGATCCTCGCCGTCGACGGCCCCTCGGGCACGGGCAAGTCCACCACGTGCCGCTCGCTGGCCAAGCAGCTGGATGCAAAGTACGTCGACACCGGGGCCATGTACCGCGTGGCCACCCTCGCGGTCCTGCGCGCCGGCGTGGACCCGGCGGACACCGATGCCGTCATCGCCGCCACCGCCGATCTGCCGCTCGAGGTCAACAACGACCCCGACTCCACCTCGGTCATCTTCGCGGGCGAGGACGTCTCCGCTGAGATCCGGGGCGCCGAGGTCACCCACAACGTCTCCGCCGTCTCCGCCATCCCCGAGGTGCGCGCCAACCTGGTCGCCCTCCAGCGCCACCTGGCCGCCACCGCGCACCGCGCGATCGTCGAGGGCCGCGACATCGGCACGGTCGTGCTTGTCGACGCCCCGGCCAAGGCCTTCCTCACGGCCTCGGCCGAGGTCCGCGCCCGCCGCCGCTTCGACCAGGACATCCGCGCCGGACGCGACGTCGACTTCGACACCGTGCTCGCCGACGTCCAGCGCCGCGACGAGCTCGACTCCTCCCGCGCCGCCAGCCCGCTGCGCCCCGCCGAGGACGCCGAGATCATCGACACCTCCCACATGAGCCGCGACGCCGTCGAGCAGCGCCTCATCGAACTGCTGAAGGAGTCCTCCCGATGA
- the der gene encoding ribosome biogenesis GTPase Der: MSDRRNTPDQPEEETQFVYHTPDGGEMDARDVFHDEEELAPGAGWASSDFDEEEFNYEFSEDDEEDFDDSDFGEAQYDDDMDDMDDEDWESVEESFGIARPDTVTELLPTVAIVGRPNVGKSSLVNRFIGRREAVVEDFPGVTRDRISYLSDWNGQRFWVQDTGGWDPNVKGIHAAIARQAEGAMIDADVIILVVDTTVGITETDAVMADRLKRAEQPVILVANKFDSESQYADMAEFYALGLGDPWPVSALHGRGGADVLDETLSKFPEVPRKSSITEGPRRVALVGRPNVGKSSLLNKFAKFERSVVDNVAGTTVDPVDSIIELEEKTWRFVDTAGLRRKVKNAQGHEYYASLRTRGVIDAAEVCVLLIDASEPITEQDQRVLGMVLDSGRALVVAFNKWDLMEEDRRDLFDREFDEMMTHVPWVTKVNISAKTGRSLQRLEPAMLEALESWDRRISTGQLNTWLREAIAANPPPMKNNRLPKVLFATQASTRPPTIVLFTTGFLDAGYRRYLERKFRERFGFHGTPVRIAVRVRERRTKKK; the protein is encoded by the coding sequence ATGAGTGACCGCCGCAACACCCCTGACCAGCCAGAAGAAGAGACCCAGTTCGTCTACCACACCCCCGATGGCGGAGAGATGGACGCCAGGGACGTCTTCCACGACGAGGAGGAGCTGGCACCCGGCGCCGGTTGGGCATCCAGCGACTTCGACGAGGAGGAGTTCAACTACGAATTCTCCGAAGACGACGAGGAAGACTTCGACGACTCCGACTTCGGTGAGGCGCAGTATGACGACGACATGGATGACATGGACGATGAGGACTGGGAGAGCGTCGAGGAGTCCTTCGGCATCGCCCGCCCGGACACCGTCACGGAACTTCTGCCCACCGTCGCGATCGTCGGCCGCCCGAACGTGGGCAAGTCCTCGCTGGTCAACCGGTTTATCGGGCGCCGCGAGGCCGTCGTCGAGGACTTCCCCGGCGTCACCCGCGACCGCATCTCCTACCTGAGCGACTGGAACGGTCAGCGCTTCTGGGTGCAGGACACCGGCGGCTGGGACCCCAACGTCAAGGGCATTCACGCCGCCATCGCCCGTCAGGCCGAGGGCGCCATGATCGACGCCGACGTGATCATCCTCGTGGTGGACACCACGGTGGGCATCACCGAGACGGACGCGGTCATGGCCGACCGTCTCAAGCGCGCCGAGCAGCCCGTCATCCTCGTGGCCAACAAGTTCGACTCGGAGTCGCAGTACGCGGACATGGCCGAGTTCTACGCCCTCGGTCTCGGCGACCCGTGGCCGGTCTCCGCGCTGCACGGTCGTGGCGGCGCCGACGTGCTGGATGAGACGCTGAGCAAGTTCCCCGAGGTCCCGCGCAAGAGCTCGATCACCGAGGGCCCGCGTCGAGTAGCTCTCGTGGGACGGCCGAACGTGGGCAAGTCTTCGCTGCTCAACAAGTTCGCCAAGTTTGAGCGCAGCGTCGTGGACAACGTCGCCGGCACGACGGTCGACCCGGTGGACTCCATCATCGAGCTGGAGGAGAAGACCTGGCGGTTCGTCGACACCGCGGGCCTGCGCCGCAAGGTGAAGAACGCCCAGGGCCACGAGTACTACGCCTCGCTGCGTACCCGGGGTGTCATCGACGCCGCCGAGGTCTGCGTCCTGCTCATCGACGCCTCCGAGCCCATCACCGAGCAGGACCAGCGTGTCCTCGGCATGGTGCTGGACTCCGGCCGCGCCTTGGTCGTGGCCTTCAACAAGTGGGACCTCATGGAGGAGGATCGCCGCGACCTCTTCGACCGGGAATTCGACGAGATGATGACCCACGTGCCCTGGGTGACCAAGGTGAACATCTCCGCCAAGACCGGCCGTTCGCTGCAACGCCTCGAGCCCGCGATGCTGGAGGCACTGGAGAGCTGGGACCGACGCATATCGACGGGTCAGCTCAACACCTGGCTGCGCGAGGCCATCGCGGCCAACCCGCCCCCGATGAAGAACAACCGCTTGCCCAAGGTGCTCTTCGCCACCCAGGCGTCGACCCGGCCGCCGACAATCGTGCTGTTCACCACGGGCTTTCTCGACGCCGGTTACCGCCGCTACCTGGAGCGCAAGTTCCGCGAGCGCTTCGGTTTCCACGGCACCCCGGTCCGCATCGCCGTGCGTGTCCGCGAGCGCCGAACGAAGAAGAAGTAG